In the Aegilops tauschii subsp. strangulata cultivar AL8/78 unplaced genomic scaffold, Aet v6.0 ptg000442l_obj, whole genome shotgun sequence genome, one interval contains:
- the LOC141030627 gene encoding uncharacterized protein — MRAQNDPWFAEYLLRIGNGTEETNDDGEILLPTSICVPNKTDDTALDRLIDSIYQTGNAYLKDPEYITSRAILSTRNDCVDKINLKMIDRFQGEEMVYHSFDSVEDDPHNYYPPEFLNTLTPNGLPPHMLKLKKNCPIILLRNIDPANGLCNGTRLVVRGFQKNAIDAKIVNNQAVNFGVRIQDYLIVLKEDVFMF, encoded by the exons ATGAGGGCTCAAAACGACCCATGGTTCGCAGAATACCTACTACGCATTGGAAATGGAACCGAGGAGACAAATGATGATGGTGAAATACTTCTACCTACAAGTATATGTGTGCCAAATAAGACGGATGATACCGCCTTGGATAGACTTATTGACAGTATCTACCAAACGGGGAATGCTTACCTAAAAGATCCAGAGTACATCACCTCAAGAGCAATTTTATCCACAAGGAATGACTGCGTAGACAAGATCAACCTAAAAATGATTGATCGCTTCCAAGGGGAGGAGATGGTGTACCACAGCTTCGATTCAGTAGAAGACGACCCACATAACTACTATCCACCAGAATTCCTAAACACCCTAACCCCAAATGGACTGCCTCCACATATGCTGAAGCTCAAAAAAAATTGTCCAATCATACTACTCAGGAACATTGACCCTGCTAATGGGCTCTGCAACGGCACCAGACTGGTCGTACGTGGATTTCAGAAAAATGCAATTGATGCAAAGATTGTG AACAATCAAGCTGTCAACTTCGGAGTTAGAATTCAGGACTACTTGATCGTCTTGAAGGAGGATGTCTTCATGTTCTGA